The Populus nigra chromosome 4, ddPopNigr1.1, whole genome shotgun sequence genome contains the following window.
CACACTATTTATTGGGTATTGATTCGAGGCTGTGCTTACAAAGTTTGGGTTACCGTCAATCACTCGTAGctgctttttatttaaaacaaaagtgCTGCTACTAAAAATTATGctatacttttaaaaagattaaaacttgTTTACGatcattttatcaattattttatggATAATTATACATTATTCTAATACAACGATAGTTTGAAAATGGAATATTTCCTGGAATTTTTTCGTGCTGAAGATTGGAAGATTGGTTGGAAGTCACAGTTCAAAAGGTTGGTACGACTGATGGCTCATCGATGCCAGCTTCCAATACAAGATTGAGCAGTTAGTCATATAGGAAAAAAGGCATCTATCTATGCCAAAATATACTTGACCCGACAACGTTTATCTCGGATTGCCTGTCTTTCATTGTATAAGCTTCACGATGCCATAAAATAAGACCAACGACGATTCCTGAATAATTCACTGCGAATAACCAAAACAGCTCTGCTGTTACTCTCTCCATTTAACTTTTCTTGCCCCTTTCGTAGAAGCCTCTCCTGGCATGATTTGCATTGATACTGCCTCCCAGACTCCTCAGATTCACAGCCATGCTTCATTATATCCTTCATCACAATTATATCTGTTTAACAAGGAAAACAATAAAAGCAACCAATGTCTCTGACGTTTTAGCAATCAGATTCCTTTTCCAAAGCAAATTCCGCAAACAGCTGATAACTCAGGATCTATCTACTGATTACAACTTCCTCAAATTCACACAACAaaacaatctcaatttcaagTTCACGAAATTAAATCTGCGACAAATGGTAAAAGACAGATCTGCAAATCCATCCCTATCAAACTGTATAagcatatttaaaagaaataaaatgaaaacaaaatgtgTTGCCAATTTGCGATGTGCATAAAAATCAACCGGTCGACGAACCATAAATGGCAAAATGAACAAATCTCCTAAACGAGTACAATTTATAAGCGGTGTCTGAGATACAAAATTCACATTGCCCTgtgtttttacctataaattaaagtttataatgTTGATCTCTCattaggaaacaaaattttccaaGTCCTGCATCAAAGTTCTTGCTTCGTGTTATTCTTATTGCTGAATGCTACCTCATCAAAATACTTGGTTGGTGTATACTTATCATCAAAGTTCTTGCTGCTGTACTTATTGTCAAATGCTACCTCATCAAATTTATTGATCGGTGTATACTTGTCATCAAATGCTGTTTCATTGTCATCAAATTTCTTGGTTGGTGCATCCTTTTCTAGTTCTGAATCATGGGAGGACAAGAATGGAGCACAGCAGGAAGATATTTTGATTCCAGCGACCTCCATGGCATTGCAGACCCATTCAGGGACATCACCTTTAGGAAACTACAAGACAACAACCATATAGGGAGTAAAGATCATACGGTAATAAATTTCATGCTGCATCTTCAATCACTTTCCTCATGTTACATAAGATACAAACTTATGACCTGCCTCCACTACTTTACCGGCAGAACCAGAGCCCAAAATGGTAGCTTTGACACTTGAATATGTAAGAAACTTGCGTGGAGCGTCAAGCAGCAGATGTTATCAAGTGAAAAGGGAAACAAATAATTGGGCACCCCAATAATGGCTTTTGCGCATTTGCCTTTGCCAAAAATAAGAAACCAAAGTAAAATAGTGACAAAAACAGAAACCAGCTTAACTCGACCAGAAATTGTCGAAAGCAAAAATCACGTATCCAATAGCTATGGATTTTATATGAATCAAATTCACCATTGACACCACAGAGAAAACCTTTGATCATTAATGTGCAGCTAAAAGTTATCAACTAATCCCTCTAACTCTTTTCTAGAACATTCACACAGCATTTACCATTTTCTGCAGGAATCCACGGACAAAACTGCAAAGAGAGAAGgcagagaataaaaaatcagtTTGTATCAAACATATAGAGCAGAAGGTCAAATCCATAGCATGAAGTGCTTCCGCAAATGAAATaatgaaatgataatttttaaagcaCTCTGTTGGCACAGGGCACACATACTCTGGAAATCTTTCTTCAATGATTGAAGAGTGTAGATCTCTGCTAAGCTGCAATTTTAAAGAAGTCTCTATCAATTACAAGATAGAGCAAAACTCACAGAAAGAagctattatttttgtttgcacCTGCAACATGTAATGCAAATTATGATATGATAGAAGCTGCGATCCCATAGCATCTTTTGTAACAAGACAATGGATGTATGCCCTTGTATAATTCTTACAAAcctgaaggggaagacaaagatCAATGAAGATTATACTGTAACAGCAATTTATTAAACTAGCAACTCAAGACAATGAGTGTTCCATGACTCGAATACCATGCAAGAACACATTGGATCAATGGGACGAGTATCCTCggccattgctttgtgtttaagTTTCAGCACTCCCTGCATGAAGTACTTCAGAGTCAGAAGCTTCAATAAAATgggattgattttaaatttattagatcCGACATTTACTGCAAAAGATTCATTAAAGTCCATAGTAAATGTTTGTTTAAAGTTCATAATGTGGTAACACAAAGTCATTTCCCTAGTCAAACAAATTTTGCATAAAAAGCTGCAAGATACATATTACTCCAAAGCATGAAGAGTGCACAGATGCAATTTACAtttgtttcaaaaaatttactatGGAAGAAAATCCACCACAATGGTCTAACCAAAACAAGAGAATTTGGAAGAATCTAGATGAACAAAACGCTCAAACAAATTTTATGTGGTTCAGCTACAAGCCTGCACGGATAGATGAAGAAAGGGCAAAGATTAACACAACTCAAATGCTGCTTAAACCCAATAATCCAGAATCATCTGTATATAACTGAAAGACAGGAAAATCTAGttccaaaagaaaatagaaaaaactatttGGTTGAAGCAAGAAACCATAACAAAACAAgcctataaaaatatatggtttaAAGTACATGAAAGCAGCACCAACTTGAACAATATGAAGATTTAGTCTCCACAGTTTTTTTGAAGTTCACTTCACATATTTTAAGAagataaaacaagaaaacatcACCTCTGGTATGAGAGCTGTGCCAAAACGAGCAGTGCGAGTGGGATAAACACAGTCATACAAGTCAGCACCTAAAGCACTGCAAACTACAATGTCCAGTGGATAACCAACACCCTGAAATATAATGCAGGTACGTATTAATGATAGACAAATTAGAAACGCAAAGCAGCTAACAATTCATTGACCAACTAAGTTTAAATAATGTAACATAAAATGACAAAAGTTGGTTTTACCATCACATATCGTGGTTTATCTTCAGGCAACAAAGCAGTGCACTGAGCAACAACTCGCCAAAATGAATCTTTATCCTCACCGCCTGCAAGACCACCAATAGCATAGCTGTCACAGAAGTAAACTCAGTCAAAAAGGTTGTTTGATcactataaaataatatcagaacataaatttaagttaaataagaACGAGAAAAGGAAAGTTCATCTACAAGTGACAACATAATGATAAGCATGAAGTAACAGGAGGCCTGAAACCGAACAAACATTATGTTGCTCTATCTCACAGAAATTTAGGCTTAGAAGAGCATATCTTTTTATTCTATGATTAGAGAATTAGATGAATTTGACAATGGCAAGTAACTATATTTAAGAAGCTAAGAGCTGAGTCTGTAAAATGGTGCTACTTAATGTAGTTAGTAACGGATAAAACTTGACATTTAAAGCTATGTAGCAGTATGTTAGAAAACAGCATTTCGTCTAATTGCCTAGCTTTATCTTTTCCGCAAAGCAATCTACTAAGGAATCACTTGAACTTTGTTGCCATGTGCTATAAAACATTGATCAAGCTCGAGGGCTGTAGCAATAGAAAGGAAGGCCTAGAATGGATTGAGATATTAAATCAGTAAATTCTGTCTGCATAATCTTTAATTGCAGAATAAACTCctacaaaagaataaaagaacatACCCGGGTAAATTCCGCTCCACCAAGCCTCTAACACATATATCCCTGATTATATGGTTAGACAGACAATTGGTAAGTGATaccagcaacaacaaaaaaattaaatacgcATCAAGCAATAAGGTAATAAAAGAAGAGTGCAGTTTAAGTAAATTCACCTTAGTACAGGATCCAAACCACCTTGAACAATACCAAATAAATTTTGCTCATTAGGCTTCTTGTGAGCTGTTTGGAGAAACCAATGCAGAACAGAAAATCAATCAAAACCATTAATAGtgagacagaaaaaaaaaggggtggcTGATAGAGATCATTTGGAAGTTACGATTGGAAGACCAAGCATTCAGGAAAACATGAAGCTGATCTGTTGGCCTAAGGCtttaataaaattgtaaagGGGGAGGATAAGGTTGTTTATGTAAGGCCCGGCCCACTCCCCCTTGCAGAATATTGTCCGCTATGGCTCAGCCCAAACCGACTTGAATGCCTCATGGTTTTGTTCCTGGCTGCCCACAGGCCCCGAAACGTGTCCTACAAGGTTAGGTATCAACTGCCTTAATATACCCTAGCTTTGGACACTTTTCTCTCGATGTGGGATGTTACAGTTTAAATCTCATTTTCACTTTTACCAATCAAAGGACTTGGCACTATAATCTAATAAATTCAAGATTGTTAAACTAACCCTTTAAAAAGAGCATCTTTGACTAGTTAAACTAACTTGGAAGTTAAAATAAGGTTGACTCTCTTCCAACAAAACAACCATAGGTTGGTCATACTTGTATTGCAGAGAACGTTTGGTTTAAGCTTGAGTTAATGAGATGCCAAATTAGACATATGGTTCATTTTAGTTTGCATCCAAATTTCTTTAGTGGCATTTAGCATTAGATGAAATTACCTGCTATACATCTGTCTATCCATCGAAGAGTGCGATACATGGCCTCCTCAATCCGTGGACCAGTAATGGTGGTTTTTACTACATCGTCAAGAGCCATAATAATATCTGCTCCAATTCtgttctgcaaaaaaaaaaaaaaaaaccgataagAAAAGTAAAAGAAGCATAAGATAGAGTATTGAAAAACTTAGAAATGGATTGAATGATATTAAACAGCTGGGAAcatgaggaaaaaataaaaagaagagttcTTACTTGGATTTGAATCGATTCCTCAGGTGTTAGAAGCATAGGCTTTCCATCAACTGGTGACTGAACTAAGAAAATGAAGCCTTGGTTAAACAACACCAAAACAGCAGTGTACTCCAGTTATTGTGTAGAATAAAAgcaacaataagaaaaaatagaagttataaaagaaaacataactgtttATCAAATTGATTATGCATGCACATTTATAATTTGAACATGAGTGGGTAAAACAAGATGGGACAGACATGAGAACAGGGAGGAGTATTTGATGCAGAAGATCAACTCTCGATGTGTCCCAAGAGTGTGTTTCGCATTTTAGAAATTATCATACCAAACATTTGACCACATAATCTAAAAATTCTTATATATAATGGCACAGTCACATTTGTAGGtttaaactataaatttaatcaatcaagcATATTATCTGCAGAGAGGGAAAGTCATTGAGTTCGATCCTTAAACACAAGCAGTGGTGAGTGAATATCATTTCCAGTATTTCATCAAAGCAAATCATCATAGTTAACAAACCAGATTAACCAAATTTCACTTTTTTATCGAAGAACAAGTACAAACCTGAAACGTAACGCCCTTTTCAGTGATATCTGCTAAATGCAATAAGGATACCTGAAAATTCATACATGTTAGTTAACCCATAAAACTGCTGCACCGAACCAACTGAGAAAGAAGCGAGCACCAAAAAGCTACAACTTAATAAAGCAAGCACCAAAAAGCTACAACTCAATAACATGAAACAGATACACTTTGATTCAAACTCTGTGGTAAATATTTTCAGATGAAAGAATCCTAAGCTCATGTATGGTCTACGGTATGGCAGATAccacaacaaacaaaaaaaatcatagtgtCCACTCAACATGATCTTATAATTGATAAACAAACCATCTGGAAGCCACCGGAGTCTGTAAGCATAGCTCTAGGCCAGTTCATAAATTTATGAAGACCCCCTAATTCATCAATAAGCTCGGACGTAGGACGAAGCGCCAAATGATATGTATTTCCCAGAATTATTTGACAGCCAATTTCTTCAAGCTGGTTAGTGGTCAAACCTTTAATTGTCCCTGCAACCAGGTAGATCACCAGTGTGTTCTAAATGCCATGGAATTTAAAACACAATCAGAACATTAAAGATAGATAAAGGAAGTCTCACCTTGTGTGCCCACAGGCATAAACAGAGGAGTCTGGCATACAAAGTGAGGAAGCGTCAGACGAGCAGCGCGAGCACGATTAAACCTCCCAAGAacctgagagagagagagagagagagaatagtacaaaataaatatcaaatctaGCATTTAAATCCCACCCTGagagtaaaataataaacattttattCTAACTTGATAtccaaaaaaggaaagaaaaaaaggcacgTGAAATAtgcagagaaaaaaacaaaaatctttccAGGTTAAACATTCTCTCGTTAAAACTGGTTTTCATTCTTGATCAATTTTTAAGTGAAGTAAAAAAGCATGATGTATCCTTCGATATAATAAAAACACCAGATAAGTACTTGGGAGACTTATTCCTTCAAGCTTGGGAGAGCACTAGTTCATTCACATTGTGATGGCGTGTGATGAATAAGAAGAAATTATAGGGAAAGGCGGCACATGAAAATTAGAGTCAAACCTCGAAACGAAGCGCCATTGAAAGATTGTTCGTCTGCAGGTTTCACAGGGAGAGAGTGCGAAAACAGTGATTGAAAGAAGCAGCGGCAGCTTGATGGAGGAGGGGAGGAAGTGAAAGTGTGGTAGAGGAATGTTGTGCGCCACAGAGCAAAACCCACCTCTGCCTCGGCGGCTGTGCCCGTAAGCTGTCTTTCTTTTGTTATATTTCTGTTATGTGTTTCGTTTCCGATACaggtcttttttaatttttgaaaaacaaattattaattttgaattaattattttaatgtgttaaaacaaaaataaattttaaaaataaaataatattattataatatatttttaaataaaaataattttaaaaaacaattttaaacacGTTTCTTAACAGCCACAGAATATGGGACTAGTgggtcaaaaatattttaggtaAAGAAAATGTTGTGACCTAGAAAAGGATGGACCCAGGTTTAGCCCGTCGAATTCGGATGTCTTGCAGGCTGGGGTCTtggaaatgttttttaattaggcCCAACCTATTGCTAAAAAGCCATGCTAAGAGAACCCAGTATATTCCCCTCGGATGGCTTTCTCGTTCTGTATTTTGATCGTAGGATCATTCAAATTTGAGAGAGACATTCCCCTCTAATGCTTCGGTGTGGACTAGTTTTTTGACCCGTGATAAATAAcaagttagattttttatatattataaaatttataaaaaaaataaaaagtaaaaaaattcaatgcatGTTTGccgaaaatatttttaaaatacttaatcagtgacatattgaataaaatattttttaaaaaaattattaagatgtCGACATATCAAACTGACctgaaaaacaatgaaactcatactaaaattaattaaaaaacccaATTATCATATATTGAAGATCGAAAgcttgtaaaacaaaaaaaaatgactctGGTAAACTTACATTGACGATTAGCACAACAACGCAAGCTGaggaaaatatttctaaatgcAAGAAGAAAAGTATCAAGGTAACACTATAATAATATTCcaaaataacatgaaataaagcaaaagataagtttaattaatttaataatggcCGCGTACGTGTGTATAAAGCAACCTTAATTTAAtagtatgaaaaataaaaaaaacttgagtcaatctCCTAAATTTgagttaataatttaaaattgcaACTCGTGGAATCTCATGCTTGAACTTAATTGAGAAGGTCAATTCTCTACCAAGTTAATGTTGAAAAAtgattgtaaaaaagaaaatcacaaccCATGAAATCTCATATTTAGGCTTAATAAAAAGGGTTAATCACATACTAATTTAACATTgaaggatataattaaaaaaataataatctaaaaaacttgtcaaaatataaaattagcaattaaaagaataaaaattgaaccttaaagataaaaaataaaggaagatgaaatcgcaaaaagaaatcattttatGAACcacctagaaaaataaaaaaaaagagaaataaaatatgaaatatttttcaaactataatattttttaaaatttaaaaattataattaagagaAGAGAAATAAATTCAAAGGAGAAAGATATCAAAGGATGACGTGATTTTTTTCGAGGAACAATACACAAATTAAggtgaatgaaagaaaaaaaaacaaataaatatacatCAAACCATATAGAACCACCATACAGGCTTCACCCATTACATGTCACCTATCTAGTTATTAAATAATTTGTGTCAATAGAATGAATGTGAGGTGAAGTGCTACCcgattggttttaaatttaagaaaCTAATGTAGAATTAAGTTAATGTTTGAAAGAAtgctagaaattattttttatttaaaaatatattaaattaatatatatatatatatatattattaacatattaaataatctaaaaatataaaaatataattttaaaaaatatatatgtgatGCGAAATATCACCCCAGTCCAGTAAAATAGGATTGGGTCTCACGTTCAGAAAATAATGAAACGGGTCAGGGCCGTCAGGCACGTCTGTCTGTTATTAGCAGAAGACAGTCATGATGGACGGATGGACACAGGCAGCCACAGCTAGCCATGCTAACTTGTCAATTTTCAACGTGAACCTCTCCAATTCTTATTTTTCCTAGATCTCCTACGCGGTTATCATCCAAATTACGATCTCAGGTACCGCAGACTCTCTttcgttcttcttcttctctccagGTTTCGTTATTAGATCCACATATTTATTCATTCACTCACTGCCTCTCTAGACTTCCAAACTCTCTCTCAAGTCTCAACGTATAAGACTTTGATTTATCTTGCCATTTAATAAAGTTTATATACACTGACTCGTGTTGATCTAAATTTAATCCAATTTGTTTACTCGTCGTTTTACTGCAATTA
Protein-coding sequences here:
- the LOC133690828 gene encoding uncharacterized protein LOC133690828 isoform X2; protein product: MALRFEVLGRFNRARAARLTLPHFVCQTPLFMPVGTQGTIKGLTTNQLEEIGCQIILGNTYHLALRPTSELIDELGGLHKFMNWPRAMLTDSGGFQMVSLLHLADITEKGVTFQSPVDGKPMLLTPEESIQIQNRIGADIIMALDDVVKTTITGPRIEEAMYRTLRWIDRCIAAHKKPNEQNLFGIVQGGLDPVLRDICVRGLVERNLPGYAIGGLAGGEDKDSFWRVVAQCTALLPEDKPRYVMGVGYPLDIVVCSALGADLYDCVYPTRTARFGTALIPEGVLKLKHKAMAEDTRPIDPMCSCMVCKNYTRAYIHCLVTKDAMGSQLLSYHNLHYMLQLSRDLHSSIIEERFPDFVRGFLQKMFPKGDVPEWVCNAMEVAGIKISSCCAPFLSSHDSELEKDAPTKKFDDNETAFDDKYTPINKFDEVAFSNKNNTKQEL
- the LOC133690828 gene encoding uncharacterized protein LOC133690828 isoform X1 encodes the protein MALRFEVLGRFNRARAARLTLPHFVCQTPLFMPVGTQGTIKGLTTNQLEEIGCQIILGNTYHLALRPTSELIDELGGLHKFMNWPRAMLTDSGGFQMVSLLHLADITEKGVTFQSPVDGKPMLLTPEESIQIQNRIGADIIMALDDVVKTTITGPRIEEAMYRTLRWIDRCIAAHKKPNEQNLFGIVQGGLDPVLRDICVRGLVERNLPGYAIGGLAGGEDKDSFWRVVAQCTALLPEDKPRYVMGVGYPLDIVVCSALGADLYDCVYPTRTARFGTALIPEGVLKLKHKAMAEDTRPIDPMCSCMVCKNYTRAYIHCLVTKDAMGSQLLSYHNLHYMLQLSRDLHSSIIEERFPDFVRGFLQKMFPKGDVPEWVCNAMEVAGIKISSCCAPFLSSHDSELEKDAPTKKFDDNETAFDDKYTPINKFDEVAFDNKYSSKNFDDKYTPTKYFDEVAFSNKNNTKQEL
- the LOC133690828 gene encoding uncharacterized protein LOC133690828 isoform X3 — translated: MALRFEVLGRFNRARAARLTLPHFVCQTPLFMPVGTQGTIKGLTTNQLEEIGCQIILGNTYHLALRPTSELIDELGGLHKFMNWPRAMLTDSGGFQMVSLLHLADITEKGVTFQSPVDGKPMLLTPEESIQIQNRIGADIIMALDDVVKTTITGPRIEEAMYRTLRWIDRCIAAHKKPNEQNLFGIVQGGLDPVLRDICVRGLVERNLPGYAIGGLAGGEDKDSFWRVVAQCTALLPEDKPRYVMGVGYPLDIVVCSALGADLYDCVYPTRTARFGTALIPEGVLKLKHKAMAEDTRPIDPMCSCMVCKNYTRAYIHCLVTKDAMGSQLLSYHNLHYMLQLSRDLHSSIIEERFPDFVRGFLQKMANAQKPLLGCPIICFPFHLITSAA